A single genomic interval of Mycolicibacterium alvei harbors:
- a CDS encoding vWA domain-containing protein has product MMQVREFTPAERRAFQVARLVASEQMPYFSSGLFSMIAVAAPGLGTLGVDKHWRLYADPACLIGETAWTPREAGAVLLHELGHLLREHAARGEAMPQPLAFDAWNLAGDAEINDDLLAAGAELPEGVVTPEALGCEAGGTAEQYYEQMSRDHCDDDSVGCGSGSGAAALPGELDPAHVMDGRAGIDQATADVIRRAVAQRVSDEVANGRGTVPAGVRRWADNVLAPPAVSWERLLAKAVRSAIADAEGRTDYTYQRPSRRRLPGVVLPSMRGPRVSVSLVIDTSGSMTSSDLSAALSEVNGVLKTSTVARDQLRVYTCDADSTAAQRVNRVSDIVLTGGGGTDMRVGIAAAHEAHPAPHVVVVLTDGDTPWPDVPTRARLVCVVIGNPAAATRTPPWAITVDVPTAAQRA; this is encoded by the coding sequence GTGATGCAGGTCCGCGAGTTCACACCCGCCGAGCGGCGCGCTTTCCAAGTCGCCCGGCTGGTGGCCAGCGAGCAGATGCCCTACTTCTCGTCGGGCCTGTTCTCGATGATCGCCGTGGCAGCACCCGGTCTGGGCACACTGGGGGTGGACAAGCACTGGCGCTTGTACGCCGACCCGGCGTGTCTGATCGGTGAAACCGCGTGGACGCCACGTGAGGCAGGGGCAGTGCTGCTGCACGAGTTGGGGCATCTGCTGCGCGAGCATGCCGCGCGCGGTGAGGCGATGCCGCAACCGTTGGCCTTCGATGCCTGGAATCTGGCAGGTGACGCCGAGATCAACGACGATCTGTTGGCTGCCGGAGCCGAACTGCCCGAAGGGGTCGTGACACCGGAGGCGTTGGGCTGTGAGGCGGGCGGCACCGCCGAGCAGTACTACGAGCAGATGAGCCGTGACCACTGCGACGACGATTCTGTGGGCTGCGGATCGGGTAGCGGTGCGGCGGCACTACCAGGGGAACTCGACCCCGCCCACGTCATGGACGGTCGCGCCGGGATCGACCAGGCTACCGCTGATGTGATCCGACGTGCGGTGGCCCAACGCGTCAGCGACGAAGTCGCCAACGGGCGCGGTACCGTCCCGGCAGGGGTGCGGCGTTGGGCAGACAACGTTCTGGCCCCGCCCGCCGTGTCGTGGGAGCGGTTGCTGGCCAAAGCAGTCCGGTCTGCGATCGCCGATGCCGAGGGCCGCACCGACTACACCTACCAGCGCCCGTCACGGCGGCGGCTGCCCGGAGTGGTGCTGCCCTCGATGCGCGGTCCGAGGGTCTCGGTGTCATTGGTCATCGATACGTCGGGATCAATGACCAGTAGTGACCTCAGCGCCGCACTGTCGGAGGTCAACGGGGTACTCAAAACGTCCACCGTGGCGCGAGACCAGCTTCGGGTCTACACCTGTGACGCGGATTCGACTGCTGCACAACGGGTGAACCGGGTCAGTGACATCGTGCTCACCGGAGGGGGTGGCACCGATATGCGGGTAGGGATCGCCGCAGCACATGAGGCTCACCCTGCCCCGCATGTCGTGGTCGTGCTTACCGACGGCGACACGCCGTGGCCCGACGTGCCCACGCGGGCGCGGCTGGTATGCGTGGTGATCGGCAATCCCGCCGCTGCGACTCGCACCCCGCCGTGGGCGATCACGGTGGACGTGCCAACAGCCGCGCAGCGCGCGTGA
- a CDS encoding AAA family ATPase: MRIIKPRSADSTGQAATAATDTAPASAAPQPRQRPSGASVQWPGQELLHDPVTARILMSVWSGDPVVTVPSPPGAGKTRLVAFLAPALAVRADLRVGVAAQTRAQAIDLARRLAAVCDHTKIALLWKRNVSPDAGGCPIKAPGDPVWPRSGGAVRVATTARWLFADPDVMAADVLIVDEAYQATYADLGALGSMAKQVVLVGDPGQIDPVVTGDVSRWADSPTGPHLPAPIALAAAHPDVVASVALRHTYRLGPQTTALVQPAFYPDMPFTSRRPAEHVEIDGAVVPEMAHRLLPVTDGPTDRGLVAAVVDRVETLLTRGSVVTAVGRRTLGESDIAVVVPHVAQAAAVRATLSEYPNLLCGTANSLQGLERTAVVAVHPLAGRRTAETFALDGGRLCVMLSRHRSHLSVLIDDFTPQLLADSEGEQFTQSRAVVEQLAGGAHF, encoded by the coding sequence ATGCGAATCATCAAGCCCCGTAGCGCCGACAGCACCGGCCAAGCCGCAACGGCTGCGACGGACACTGCCCCAGCGTCTGCTGCGCCGCAGCCGCGGCAGCGGCCGTCGGGCGCGTCAGTTCAATGGCCGGGGCAAGAGCTGTTGCACGACCCGGTGACGGCGCGCATTCTCATGTCGGTGTGGAGCGGAGATCCCGTTGTAACCGTGCCGTCCCCGCCGGGTGCTGGGAAAACCCGGCTCGTCGCGTTTTTGGCTCCGGCGCTGGCGGTCCGGGCTGATTTGCGCGTCGGGGTCGCTGCCCAAACCCGAGCACAGGCAATCGATCTGGCGCGGAGACTGGCCGCAGTGTGCGACCACACCAAAATCGCACTGTTGTGGAAACGCAATGTCAGCCCCGACGCCGGGGGATGCCCGATCAAAGCACCGGGCGACCCGGTCTGGCCGCGCAGCGGGGGAGCGGTGCGGGTCGCCACCACGGCACGTTGGCTGTTCGCCGACCCGGATGTGATGGCCGCTGACGTCCTGATCGTGGACGAGGCCTACCAGGCCACCTACGCTGACCTCGGCGCGCTGGGCAGCATGGCCAAACAGGTCGTGCTCGTGGGTGACCCGGGTCAGATCGATCCGGTGGTGACCGGGGATGTGTCCAGGTGGGCCGACTCACCCACCGGTCCGCACCTGCCCGCGCCGATCGCACTGGCGGCCGCGCATCCCGATGTGGTGGCCTCGGTGGCGCTGCGCCACACCTACCGGCTGGGGCCACAGACCACCGCGCTGGTGCAGCCCGCGTTCTATCCGGACATGCCGTTCACGTCGCGGCGACCGGCAGAACACGTCGAGATTGACGGAGCCGTGGTCCCTGAGATGGCGCACCGACTGCTGCCCGTCACCGATGGGCCAACTGATCGCGGCCTCGTAGCGGCGGTGGTGGATCGGGTCGAGACCTTGCTGACGAGGGGGAGCGTGGTCACCGCTGTGGGGCGGCGGACGTTGGGGGAATCCGATATCGCCGTGGTGGTGCCACATGTCGCGCAGGCTGCAGCTGTGCGCGCCACCCTATCCGAGTACCCAAACCTTTTGTGCGGCACAGCCAACAGCCTGCAGGGATTGGAGCGCACTGCGGTCGTTGCCGTTCATCCACTGGCCGGTCGGCGCACCGCGGAAACGTTCGCGCTCGACGGAGGCAGACTGTGCGTGATGCTCTCACGGCACCGCAGCCACCTGTCGGTACTCATCGATGACTTCACGCCGCAGCTGTTGGCAGACAGCGAGGGCGAGCAGTTCACGCAATCGCGTGCGGTTGTCGAGCAATTGGCCGGGGGTGCTCACTTCTGA
- a CDS encoding AAA family ATPase codes for MTDTATVVTVIDACARAGVPSLLVSAPGFGKTSLVRSLAKAQGIACETVLGSLREPSDFAGLPIVGEDGVRMEPPAWAKRLDAAGIGILFLDELGTCPPSVQNAMLAVVLDRVVGDLQLPSGVAVVAGMNPPEYSGAGYELPAALRNRFCHLQFAPTVDEWLDGMATGWAASPASRAGVDSPSRRAATSGAVSGFISLRPDLLDCEPERIVEGDGPYHTRRSWKMVADVLAYLRADDTAAIQAVTFGLLGEGVGAEFLSWLSTSDLPDPEAVIADPAVMDWKAERPDRVWAVLTAVTTLAAQARTLDMFRKAWGPLVAAAEAGAPDVAAAAARRLAKARPAKAPIPRAARNFAPMLRAAGLLDAEVA; via the coding sequence ATGACCGATACCGCAACCGTAGTGACTGTGATCGACGCGTGCGCACGCGCAGGCGTGCCCAGCCTCCTGGTATCTGCCCCAGGATTCGGAAAGACTTCGCTCGTGAGGTCGTTGGCCAAGGCCCAGGGCATCGCGTGCGAGACCGTTCTGGGGTCGCTGCGCGAGCCGTCGGACTTCGCAGGCCTGCCCATTGTCGGCGAAGACGGCGTGCGAATGGAGCCCCCGGCTTGGGCCAAACGACTCGACGCCGCCGGGATCGGCATCCTGTTTTTGGATGAACTCGGGACGTGCCCACCCTCGGTGCAGAACGCGATGCTGGCAGTTGTGCTTGATCGAGTGGTGGGCGATCTGCAACTGCCTTCCGGCGTGGCCGTTGTCGCAGGGATGAACCCACCGGAATACTCCGGAGCGGGCTATGAGCTGCCCGCCGCATTGCGCAACCGCTTCTGCCACCTGCAATTTGCGCCGACTGTCGATGAATGGCTCGACGGCATGGCCACCGGATGGGCGGCAAGCCCCGCGTCGCGGGCAGGCGTCGATAGCCCGTCACGGCGGGCGGCGACCTCCGGCGCGGTCAGCGGATTCATCTCACTTCGCCCCGACCTGCTCGACTGCGAACCCGAACGCATCGTCGAAGGCGACGGCCCCTACCACACCCGCCGATCCTGGAAAATGGTCGCCGACGTGCTGGCCTACCTGCGCGCCGACGACACCGCAGCGATCCAGGCAGTCACATTCGGCCTGCTCGGCGAGGGTGTGGGTGCGGAGTTCCTGTCATGGTTGAGCACCAGCGACCTGCCCGATCCGGAGGCCGTCATCGCTGACCCTGCGGTGATGGACTGGAAAGCAGAACGACCCGACCGGGTGTGGGCCGTCCTGACCGCCGTAACCACCTTGGCAGCCCAGGCGCGCACCCTCGACATGTTCCGCAAAGCCTGGGGACCGCTGGTGGCCGCAGCCGAGGCCGGGGCACCCGATGTGGCCGCAGCCGCCGCCCGCAGGCTGGCCAAGGCCCGCCCCGCCAAGGCACCCATTCCGCGTGCAGCGCGCAACTTCGCGCCGATGCTGCGGGCAGCTGGCCTGCTCGATGCGGAGGTGGCGTGA
- a CDS encoding helix-turn-helix domain-containing protein, producing MTIAVFGLRIRQARLLRNLTGKALVGTLGWEATRLTRLERREAATLSASDLQTLAAALRFPEGFFTSRPTTYLTATDLSYSGPSTTSNAQKSRTTQLFALTGDLLTELHTHRPLPPVQIAPARSECDPVTAAAMTRVRLGIRSGQPVTNLLATMERCGVTVVMRQGRFGDRPISTSPRAPGERHTGSSTWVGRTKNLPIVMLRDVPSWERTRWALAHELGHLVLTRAGAQRCPDHEQHVDTFAAELLAPISAVAPTVPPSPSLAELTKIKRRWGISIAALSKHLRDIQVISDHDYGSLHNALHTRINPATGSTWGHHEPGWRDREPERPRLLGSLLKEASETGAVDSLVRTWPAELLAELTAGQQTTGGQEPS from the coding sequence ATGACGATCGCTGTTTTTGGATTGCGGATCCGACAAGCCCGACTGCTGCGCAACCTGACCGGCAAAGCCCTGGTGGGCACGCTGGGATGGGAGGCGACTCGCCTGACGCGCCTTGAGCGCCGCGAGGCCGCGACGCTGTCAGCATCCGATCTGCAGACCTTGGCTGCCGCGTTGCGGTTCCCCGAGGGGTTCTTTACCTCACGACCCACGACGTACCTCACCGCGACCGACCTGTCCTATAGCGGCCCTTCCACGACCAGCAATGCTCAAAAGAGCCGCACCACACAGCTGTTCGCGCTCACCGGTGACTTGCTGACCGAGCTGCATACTCACCGGCCGCTACCGCCGGTGCAGATCGCCCCGGCAAGAAGCGAGTGCGACCCTGTCACCGCCGCGGCCATGACGCGGGTCCGGCTCGGTATCCGGTCGGGCCAGCCGGTCACCAACCTTCTCGCGACCATGGAGCGCTGCGGGGTCACTGTGGTGATGCGTCAGGGCCGATTCGGGGACCGGCCAATCTCGACCTCGCCCAGGGCGCCAGGCGAGCGGCACACCGGCAGTTCCACCTGGGTTGGGAGGACCAAGAATCTGCCCATCGTGATGTTGCGCGACGTGCCTTCGTGGGAACGGACCCGCTGGGCATTGGCCCACGAGTTGGGCCATCTGGTTCTCACCCGTGCCGGCGCCCAGCGGTGTCCGGACCATGAGCAGCATGTCGATACCTTCGCCGCCGAGCTGTTGGCCCCGATCTCTGCGGTGGCACCAACAGTGCCCCCGTCGCCGTCTTTGGCTGAACTCACGAAGATAAAACGTCGCTGGGGCATCTCGATCGCCGCGCTGTCGAAACATCTGCGCGATATTCAGGTGATCAGTGATCACGACTACGGTTCGCTGCACAACGCTCTCCACACCCGCATCAATCCGGCGACCGGATCAACGTGGGGCCATCATGAGCCCGGGTGGCGAGACCGCGAACCCGAGCGACCCCGGTTGCTGGGATCTTTGCTCAAAGAGGCCTCGGAGACCGGCGCGGTGGATTCGCTTGTCCGCACGTGGCCGGCCGAGCTTCTCGCCGAATTGACGGCCGGGCAGCAGACGACGGGCGGACAGGAGCCGTCGTGA